The following proteins come from a genomic window of Flavobacterium eburneipallidum:
- a CDS encoding pectinesterase family protein yields the protein MNSSKTIAKKHDIVVDAKGSGDFKTVQEAINSVPLLKKKETKIYIKNGIYKEKIAIPIDKINITFIGEDKDKTILTYDDFASKKNAEGTNIGTSGSYSFAIDGDYFKAENITFENSSGPVGQAVAVRIDGDKVAFTNCRFLGFQDTLYTRGDKSRQYYKNCYIEGTTDFIFGASTAVFDSCELFSKLGSSYVTAASTPVNIAYGYVFLNCKLTSDAPKESVYLGRPWRNYAKTVFINCEIGEHINPQGWSNWGKKDAESTTFYAEYESTGKGGDLSNRVTWSHSLTAQQVKSDYTISKILSGWQPNSKKE from the coding sequence ATGAATAGTTCTAAAACAATTGCCAAAAAACACGATATTGTTGTTGATGCCAAAGGTTCTGGAGATTTCAAGACGGTTCAAGAAGCAATTAATTCAGTGCCGCTTTTGAAGAAAAAAGAAACCAAGATTTACATCAAAAATGGAATCTATAAAGAGAAAATAGCGATACCAATAGACAAAATAAATATCACTTTTATTGGAGAAGATAAAGACAAAACGATACTCACTTATGATGATTTTGCATCCAAAAAGAATGCTGAAGGAACAAATATCGGAACATCAGGTTCTTATAGTTTTGCCATTGATGGCGATTATTTTAAAGCCGAAAACATCACTTTTGAAAATTCTTCAGGACCAGTCGGTCAAGCTGTTGCAGTACGAATAGATGGCGATAAAGTAGCTTTTACTAATTGCAGATTTTTAGGATTTCAAGACACACTGTACACCCGCGGAGACAAAAGTAGGCAGTATTATAAGAATTGTTATATCGAAGGCACAACCGATTTTATTTTTGGTGCTTCAACAGCTGTATTTGATAGTTGTGAGTTGTTTTCAAAACTAGGTAGTTCTTATGTTACGGCAGCTTCTACGCCTGTGAACATTGCTTATGGCTATGTTTTTTTGAATTGTAAGCTCACTAGTGATGCACCTAAAGAAAGTGTATATTTAGGAAGACCTTGGCGTAATTATGCCAAAACGGTTTTTATTAATTGCGAAATAGGAGAGCATATCAATCCTCAAGGATGGTCTAACTGGGGAAAAAAAGACGCAGAATCCACTACGTTTTACGCAGAATATGAATCTACTGGAAAAGGAGGAGATTTATCAAATCGAGTAACTTGGTCGCATAGTCTAACGGCTCAACAAGTAAAATCAGATTATACCATAAGTAAAATATTGAGTGGTTGGCAACCAAATTCAAAGAAAGAATAG
- a CDS encoding DUF5123 domain-containing protein, protein MKNINIFKTLLLLVGVLFLYSCSQETFPETRLFRPVLNKDLSSINNTIIVDMGKMKSAVYYKIEISRDTFKTILKSVDTPQNKYVFDGLLWNTLYQVRATAIAETPEFDSRISDFGGVKTVVFPSNLQPVTDADLIDTAVKVRWNFDASQTVTEIKVFEGADEFLLTPIASHPVSSAEDLAGVKIINGLTPGTKYQIAIFSNGVIKGWNLYATKPAIPLDPNSIDLRNTNDPTILIPTMIAAAPGSTIILDGNFTYNATGYAFDKSLKIVSGLSFNPAGATINVTKEFSFVTGSNVDSVIFDGVTLTGTTGGYLFNQSTDVTIGTLKFNNSRINTFRGIARFRSGMKGTLGNYEFNNCIVSNILDYTCFANESATFNYLNVLVTNSTFYKIRRFLTNRSTANTESIIVKDCTFSEVVGVGANYFFDFTANVTNGVSFTNVILGRAWDFANANAGYDSYFTKAGQLATTNFTFQNTHQTSDAVYLVPTPSPINFKYTKTITDLWKDPLQGDFNFKDSGFQGVKTAGDPRWRLK, encoded by the coding sequence ATGAAAAATATAAATATATTTAAGACATTACTGCTATTAGTAGGTGTTTTATTCTTGTATTCATGTTCGCAAGAAACTTTTCCTGAAACAAGACTTTTTAGACCTGTTTTGAATAAAGACTTGAGTAGTATAAATAACACTATTATAGTCGATATGGGTAAAATGAAGTCTGCTGTGTATTATAAAATAGAAATTAGTAGAGATACATTTAAAACCATTTTAAAATCGGTTGATACTCCTCAAAACAAGTATGTATTTGACGGTTTATTGTGGAATACTTTATACCAAGTTCGTGCCACTGCCATTGCAGAGACCCCAGAATTTGATAGTAGAATTTCTGATTTTGGAGGTGTGAAAACGGTAGTTTTTCCTTCTAATTTACAGCCTGTTACAGATGCAGATTTAATCGATACAGCGGTTAAGGTTAGATGGAATTTCGATGCCAGTCAGACCGTTACTGAAATTAAAGTATTTGAGGGGGCAGATGAGTTTTTGTTAACTCCTATTGCTTCTCATCCTGTTTCTTCTGCAGAAGATTTAGCTGGAGTAAAAATTATTAATGGTTTGACACCAGGTACCAAATATCAAATTGCTATATTCAGTAATGGAGTGATTAAAGGTTGGAATCTTTATGCCACTAAACCTGCAATTCCTCTGGATCCAAATTCTATAGATTTGAGAAACACGAACGATCCTACAATTTTGATTCCTACGATGATAGCTGCTGCTCCAGGTAGTACAATAATTTTGGATGGTAATTTTACTTATAACGCTACTGGATATGCCTTTGATAAATCACTTAAAATTGTGAGTGGTCTTAGTTTTAATCCAGCAGGCGCAACAATTAATGTTACTAAAGAATTTAGTTTTGTTACTGGATCAAATGTTGATTCTGTGATTTTTGATGGTGTTACATTAACAGGAACTACTGGAGGATATTTATTCAATCAATCTACAGATGTTACAATTGGAACCTTAAAATTTAATAATTCAAGGATTAATACATTTAGGGGAATTGCACGTTTTAGATCTGGAATGAAAGGTACTTTAGGTAACTATGAATTTAATAATTGTATTGTGAGTAATATTTTAGATTATACTTGTTTTGCCAATGAATCAGCCACTTTCAATTATTTAAATGTTTTAGTAACGAATTCAACTTTTTATAAAATAAGAAGGTTTTTAACAAATAGAAGTACTGCAAATACAGAAAGCATCATTGTCAAAGATTGTACTTTCAGTGAGGTTGTGGGTGTAGGAGCTAATTATTTCTTTGATTTTACTGCAAATGTTACAAATGGTGTTTCTTTTACAAATGTGATTTTAGGTAGAGCTTGGGATTTTGCAAATGCAAATGCTGGTTATGATAGTTATTTTACAAAAGCAGGTCAGTTGGCTACTACAAACTTTACATTTCAAAATACTCATCAAACATCAGATGCAGTATATTTAGTCCCAACTCCATCTCCAATCAATTTTAAATATACTAAAACAATAACAGATTTGTGGAAAGATCCTTTACAAGGAGATTTTAATTTTAAAGATTCTGGTTTTCAAGGTGTGAAAACGGCTGGTGATCCACGTTGGAGACTCAAATAA
- a CDS encoding SDR family NAD(P)-dependent oxidoreductase has product MLSLQNKKAVVTGGGSGIGKAIASLFAKQGAEVHIIELTQESAKEAVSEISAAGGKVFSHACNVANQQEVLATFEKIGNINILINNAGIAHVGKVETTPEADFDRVMSVNVKGVYNCLYAAIPQLRLSGGGVIVNMASIAVWVGLSDRFAYSTAKGAVMSMTLSIAKDYINENIRCNSMSPARVHTPFVDGFIAKNYPDNQEEMFDKLSKSQPIGRMGKPEEVAALALFLCSDEAGFITGCDYPIDGGFIKLNS; this is encoded by the coding sequence ATGTTATCATTACAAAATAAAAAAGCTGTCGTAACTGGTGGCGGTAGCGGAATCGGAAAGGCAATTGCCTCTTTATTTGCTAAACAAGGTGCAGAAGTTCATATTATAGAATTGACTCAAGAAAGCGCCAAAGAGGCTGTATCCGAAATCAGTGCTGCTGGAGGAAAAGTTTTTTCACATGCTTGCAATGTCGCAAACCAACAAGAAGTTTTAGCAACATTTGAAAAAATTGGCAATATCAATATTTTGATTAATAATGCTGGAATTGCTCACGTAGGGAAAGTAGAAACTACTCCCGAAGCTGATTTTGATCGAGTAATGAGCGTCAATGTAAAAGGAGTTTACAACTGCTTGTATGCTGCGATTCCACAATTACGACTTTCGGGTGGCGGTGTTATCGTCAATATGGCATCTATTGCCGTTTGGGTAGGATTGTCCGATCGATTTGCTTATTCAACTGCCAAAGGTGCAGTAATGTCAATGACTTTATCCATTGCTAAAGATTATATTAATGAAAATATTCGTTGCAATTCGATGTCGCCAGCCAGAGTGCACACCCCTTTCGTGGATGGATTTATTGCCAAAAATTATCCAGACAATCAAGAAGAAATGTTTGATAAATTATCCAAATCACAACCTATTGGACGTATGGGAAAACCAGAAGAAGTAGCCGCTTTGGCCTTGTTTTTATGCAGTGACGAAGCTGGTTTTATTACGGGTTGCGATTATCCTATCGACGGAGGATTTATCAAATTGAATAGTTAA
- a CDS encoding RagB/SusD family nutrient uptake outer membrane protein, which yields MNNFIKKTVIVLMAFSLNSCSDFLDPTSLSTYDTNYIFSNLEDARKATNSIYAHFGQDAFRSRLSSNMQGNTDIEANGALTNTGARYELWGLRAGEGNADTKVVWEVAYRAIRDCNIVIDGIRISKGYNSADVELKAGLDQLLGEAYTIRAYWYSMLIFTFGDVPFMVKAPVAGDEFNLPKEDRNVVLSAVIQDMIDIESKMQWAESVPNGVEQVNREFTLGMIARLALQRGGYSLYPDLTQKRPSDYLDYYAIARDYSNKLMTLKDRQLPTDFAQIFRNEVEFIVPTGAAAAASDVLFEVPFAIGEGDVAWNIGITVQGGQYGTGSNYMNIPATYYYSFDFKDKRRDVTCALYYRDVNYKQQIVGVGGISQGKWSREWLKTPPGPGTSKGTGINWPMMRYADVLLMYAESVNEINGTPTAEAKEALARVRRRAFDSALWPTKVDQYITTVSETKTTFFEAIVNERAWEFGGELTRKSELIRWNLYEKKIKETVDGLHKLADDAFYGLSDLPDYIWAKNNADGTLTILNRDYKQVAAPADPGYSRYSWLLNLKKTSDPTTYNPFIEQYFSPYKFPVKYVSPIPAVGITNSLGVLKNDGYGFN from the coding sequence ATGAATAATTTTATAAAAAAAACAGTAATCGTCTTAATGGCATTCAGTTTGAATAGCTGTTCCGATTTTTTAGACCCTACATCATTATCTACTTATGATACCAATTATATATTTTCTAATTTAGAGGATGCTAGAAAAGCGACAAATTCAATTTATGCTCATTTTGGACAAGATGCCTTTAGATCTAGACTGTCATCTAATATGCAAGGAAATACAGATATTGAAGCTAATGGAGCTCTAACCAATACTGGAGCACGTTATGAGTTATGGGGTTTAAGAGCAGGGGAAGGTAATGCCGATACAAAAGTAGTTTGGGAAGTTGCCTATAGAGCTATTAGAGATTGTAATATTGTAATTGACGGTATTCGTATAAGTAAAGGGTATAATTCAGCAGATGTTGAATTAAAAGCAGGATTGGATCAATTGTTAGGAGAAGCTTACACAATCAGAGCTTATTGGTATAGTATGCTTATTTTTACTTTTGGAGACGTTCCGTTTATGGTAAAAGCACCTGTCGCAGGGGATGAATTTAACTTGCCTAAAGAAGATAGAAATGTAGTGCTTTCGGCTGTAATTCAAGATATGATTGATATTGAATCAAAGATGCAATGGGCAGAATCTGTGCCTAATGGAGTTGAGCAAGTTAATAGAGAATTTACTTTAGGAATGATTGCTAGGTTAGCACTGCAAAGAGGAGGGTATTCGTTATATCCTGATTTAACTCAAAAAAGACCTTCTGATTATTTAGATTATTACGCAATTGCAAGAGATTATTCTAATAAATTAATGACTTTAAAAGACAGACAGTTGCCAACTGATTTTGCACAAATCTTCAGAAATGAAGTAGAATTTATTGTGCCAACAGGAGCAGCAGCAGCAGCTAGTGATGTTTTATTTGAAGTTCCATTCGCGATTGGAGAAGGAGATGTTGCTTGGAATATAGGAATAACTGTTCAAGGTGGTCAATATGGTACAGGTAGTAATTATATGAACATCCCAGCGACTTATTATTATTCATTTGATTTTAAAGATAAAAGGAGAGATGTAACTTGTGCATTGTACTACAGAGATGTTAATTACAAACAACAAATAGTTGGTGTTGGTGGAATATCACAAGGAAAATGGAGTAGAGAATGGTTAAAAACACCTCCTGGTCCAGGAACTTCTAAAGGTACTGGTATCAACTGGCCAATGATGCGTTATGCTGATGTATTATTGATGTATGCAGAATCTGTTAATGAGATAAATGGCACACCTACTGCTGAAGCCAAAGAAGCATTAGCTAGAGTAAGAAGAAGAGCCTTTGATTCTGCATTATGGCCTACAAAAGTAGATCAATATATTACTACTGTTTCTGAAACTAAGACAACCTTTTTTGAAGCTATTGTAAATGAAAGAGCATGGGAATTTGGTGGAGAGTTAACTCGTAAATCAGAATTGATTCGATGGAATTTGTATGAGAAAAAAATCAAAGAAACGGTTGATGGTTTGCATAAATTAGCTGATGATGCTTTTTACGGTTTAAGTGATTTGCCAGATTATATATGGGCAAAAAATAATGCTGATGGGACATTAACAATTTTGAATCGTGATTACAAGCAAGTAGCTGCTCCTGCAGATCCAGGATATTCTAGATACTCTTGGTTACTTAATTTAAAGAAAACATCAGATCCAACTACTTATAACCCATTTATTGAACAGTATTTTTCTCCATATAAATTCCCTGTTAAATATGTCTCTCCTATACCGGCTGTAGGAATCACTAATAGTTTAGGAGTATTGAAAAATGATGGTTACGGATTCAATTAA
- a CDS encoding pectate lyase family protein, translated as MKHTKILGIAFLAFQLQACSKSESDTAVIVPKPEPVVEKPIKVQEDAFAFPGAQGFGQSTTGGRGGKLLFVTNLNDAGTGSLRAAIEATGSRIVVFKVSGNISLKSTLKISNPDITIAGQSAPGDGICIKDYPVSVQTSNVIIRYIRFRMGDLAQQEADALGGRFNRNIIVDHCSMSWSSDECVSFYANENTTLQWSIISESLKTSVHVKGAHGYGGVWGGKNASFHHNLLAHHDSRNPRLGEEAGKAFALTDLVDLRNNVIYNWSGNSCYGGEAMNVNIVNCYYKPGPATGKTDRIISIDKNKNVGTEVYNIWGKFYINGNFVEGSPIVSNNNWDYGVYNQFHSSYGVVSDADKKNMKLDTPLDIKGNVTTHTAAIAYERVLKYVGANLVRDAVDTRILDNVKNKTYSFEGSNGGTKGMIDSQNDVGGWPDLKSTTPPVDTDNDGMPDAWEIEKKLNPNLANPNGRDLSSAYDNIEVYLNSIVKEVNAGQYD; from the coding sequence ATGAAACATACAAAAATTTTAGGAATAGCTTTTTTGGCATTCCAACTACAAGCGTGCAGCAAAAGCGAAAGCGATACAGCGGTGATAGTTCCAAAACCAGAACCCGTTGTTGAAAAACCAATCAAAGTGCAAGAGGATGCTTTTGCTTTTCCTGGAGCACAAGGATTTGGACAATCTACCACAGGTGGTCGCGGTGGTAAATTGCTATTTGTAACCAATTTGAACGATGCTGGAACAGGAAGTTTAAGAGCTGCTATAGAAGCTACAGGTAGTAGAATTGTGGTTTTCAAAGTATCGGGAAATATCAGTTTGAAATCAACTCTCAAAATATCAAATCCTGATATTACCATCGCAGGACAATCAGCTCCTGGTGACGGAATTTGTATCAAAGATTATCCAGTTTCTGTTCAAACGAGTAATGTTATTATACGTTATATCCGTTTCAGAATGGGAGATTTAGCCCAGCAAGAAGCAGATGCTCTAGGAGGAAGATTCAACAGAAATATTATTGTAGATCATTGCTCGATGAGTTGGTCATCAGACGAATGTGTTTCTTTTTATGCCAATGAAAATACAACTTTGCAATGGTCTATCATTTCAGAATCTTTGAAAACATCGGTTCACGTAAAAGGTGCTCATGGATATGGTGGCGTTTGGGGAGGTAAAAATGCTTCATTTCACCACAATTTATTAGCGCATCACGATAGTAGAAATCCAAGATTAGGCGAAGAAGCAGGAAAAGCTTTTGCATTGACTGATTTGGTCGATTTAAGAAATAATGTTATCTATAATTGGTCAGGGAATAGTTGTTACGGTGGAGAAGCAATGAATGTGAATATTGTAAATTGTTACTATAAACCAGGTCCTGCAACAGGAAAAACCGATAGAATTATTTCTATCGATAAAAATAAAAACGTTGGAACAGAAGTTTATAATATTTGGGGTAAATTCTATATCAATGGCAATTTTGTAGAAGGAAGTCCAATTGTTTCTAATAATAATTGGGATTATGGTGTGTATAATCAGTTTCATTCTAGTTATGGAGTCGTTTCTGATGCTGATAAAAAGAATATGAAATTAGATACTCCTCTTGATATTAAAGGAAATGTTACGACTCATACCGCAGCTATTGCTTATGAAAGAGTACTAAAATATGTGGGAGCAAATTTGGTTAGAGATGCTGTAGATACGAGAATATTGGACAATGTAAAAAACAAAACCTATTCATTCGAAGGATCTAATGGTGGAACAAAAGGAATGATCGACTCACAAAATGACGTTGGAGGTTGGCCAGATTTAAAATCGACAACCCCTCCAGTAGATACAGACAATGACGGAATGCCAGACGCTTGGGAAATTGAGAAAAAATTAAACCCAAATTTAGCCAATCCTAACGGTAGAGATTTGAGTTCCGCTTATGATAATATTGAAGTATATCTAAACAGTATCGTAAAAGAAGTGAATGCTGGGCAGTACGATTAA